Proteins found in one Zea mays cultivar B73 chromosome 1, Zm-B73-REFERENCE-NAM-5.0, whole genome shotgun sequence genomic segment:
- the LOC100278418 gene encoding uncharacterized protein LOC100278418, which translates to MGYWWHRVVLPVRRAWLGVASRFGVRQTGLWRLRQEVSTCEYEDVHVMWEMLSRTTAPAPAPTRRQHSRFRPQPQPRPWGDRFRLCRGF; encoded by the exons ATGGGCTACTGGTGGCACCGCGTCGTGCTGCCGGTGCGGCGGGCGTGGCTCGGCGTCGCGTCCCGCTTCGGGGTTCGCCAAACCG GGCTGTGGAGGCTGCGGCAGGAGGTGAGCACGTGCGAGTACGAGGACGTGCACGTGATGTGGGAGATGCTGAGCCGCACCACGGCGCCGGCGCCCGCGCCCACTAGGCGGCAGCACAGTCGGTTccggccgcagccgcagccgcggCCGTGGGGCGACAGGTTCCGCCTCTGCCGAGGCTTCTAG